Within Puntigrus tetrazona isolate hp1 chromosome 17, ASM1883169v1, whole genome shotgun sequence, the genomic segment GCCAGTAAGTTGCTGTAAAATTTACAGCAACCACTAATGCATAGATGAcataaatgaaagtgaaagagaAGTGACCAGGTATTTGTGCTCCGCGTTTAACCCATGTAAAGTATACGCACGCACTTCGACATTGAAAAGACGTGCGACATGATGTTGCAGAGATGGATTAGTAGGAAGTTTTTATAATTGGGTTTTAAGTTTCCTATTTGAGAAAACTCCGCAGGGAAGTGCTATAAGtccatgttttatttaacatgatGTGTTTGAAGGAAATCATCCTAAAATTTCAACAGCGTTATATGCTGATGGCGGAGCAATGTGGAAAAGAgggaaaaatgttaaatatacgGTATCTAAAATTCAAGAATCAATGGAGGGTGTAGAGAAATGGACAGCTGAATTGCAGAAaatattatgctttatttatataaacagcCATTGAaaagagtaataaaaaaattataattaggTCTAAGGTTAGATACTAAATTAACATGGAAAACCCATATTGACTACATAGAAAAGAGACACTCAATCTAATGAGATGTATATTAGACCAAGAATGGGGggcaaataaacaattaataatcatattataCACTTCTGCACTTCTATGATGTTCTAGATTATTGGTGTATTGTATATGGATAAACAGTTAACTGTTGGACTCTGAATCGGTTTGCAAGGGCATAATTTAGACCATCCTACAAAAACAATATTGGAGGAGAGTCAATAaggtcaataaataatatacatttttcatcagtAGATACTAGTTCCCCACTACCTCCTTGTATTTCCAAATTCatgaatgtattaaaaaaagacagattgGCATTGGTGTCAAGAGCTACACAGCAGAATATATCAGAACAGTATATTACGCATTTCTTCCAATATGCACGGATGACTCAAGAAACCCATGGGTTGTACTGGATCTGCATTATATGTCCCAGAATTTAAAGTCGGAAGATATGGGAGGTTAACGCAATGGGACTTTAGTATACACTGCTGGAGATGGTGGCAATTCATACGGCAAACTCAAATTGAATAGCATCACCTACAAATCTTCAAACCGTCAAATGTAATATCTTTATAGAAATAAAGAGTTTTGTTTGGGTTCCAGCACATGGAAAATGGACGGCAGAAAATGGAAAACTTTATGAAATGGTCAATTAATCTCACTTTCACTAAGCAGGATGGAGGAGGAAAGTATAATTAAAGAAGCTTGCAATAGGAAATGGCGAGGGATTTGGAATGACTGTAAACTGTAACAGCAAATCAATGCAAAACGATAGCTGCTTAATTTAAATAGAGAAGATTATTTTAACAAGAAGGCAATTTTCACAAGCCTAAGGACGGGGATTGTGTGAATCAGGTCAAGTAAAGGAAACAGTTGATCACGAATACTGTTTCTTTCTCCAATGGACGAACAGGGAAGGAATGAATTTCATAAAGATTTGAATACGCGACTTATTAAACACTAAACAAGGATCTTAGTCCTAGTCTGAAATCACACACCAGCACAGGAGGTGGCGGTATGCACCTAAAAAGTTAGTATGTGAcccgccaaaaaaaaaaaaaaaaatccacataaTCGGAGAAATAGGCGAAGGGCGGAGCGACACGTGTACTCTGAGTTTAGTCGAAGGAATCGAGACGGCCGAGCCATTTAGCGCATCGTTTACCTGGAAAAAACTGAACCAACTCATTTGCGGTCCATAAAGCGTGATATGGCGGACAAGGGCGTCGGACAGATGTCGATCAGTAAGTTTGATCGTGATGAAGACGATGCTGCATATTGTCTGTAGGGTCGCGTCAGGTCAAGCTGTCCTAGTGttactttatttacattgtttttcaacGGAGAAGTTAAAGTTTTTCCGTGTTTGCGAGACTTACGATTCATTATCCGCTAGAGAAAAAGTCTGATGTATATTCGTTacgctcaaaaaaaaaacgcgtGCTGCCGTTCGCTTTCACTTTCGCTTTCGAAACGGTCGCGCGCTCGCGGAGGGGACGGGAGGGGGCTCGTTTTGGGGGCGCAGTACTCCTCGAGCGCTTAAATTTACATCGTCTCTGTAGAGGGTTTGCTTCAGAGTATGGAGATCGACATTTCATCTATACGCTGTTGTTATATGTTTCGATAAATTAACAAAGCCTTACGGGTTCAGTGGCACCttgtacttttaaatataactgcTGCACGTTTTCTTCAATGGACGCTTTAATTTGTTAACTcaatcagtcaaaaaaaaaagttccagtGCCCTAGGCAGCAcactaaaaaaagaacagagcCATTTCGTGAAGCCATGTCAACTCTGGATTTCTTGTAAAATGGTGGCATATTAACTGATGTTGTTTGTTCCTGCAGAAGAGCTGTATGTGTCTGATAAACATGGCAGTGATTTGGACGGAGATGGATCAGAGCAAAAGCCCTTTAAAACTCCACTCAAGGTGCTTGATCCGGTTCAGTTTCCTCgtgaaatacagtttaaatgatGATTCAGATTGTCTGCTGTgtttcattttccaaaatgttctCTGTAATCTTTTCAGGCACTGTTGTTTGTTGGAAAAGAACCTTTTCCAGTGATCTATGTGGACTCGCAGAAGGAAGGAGAGGTGTGAAATCTGCAAATAACAATAGTCAACAATTAACAAACAGCAACATGGATAATAATCATAAAGCTTTTTGAAAAAAGGGTTGGAACCTGAACCCTTACTctaaaaacgtatttttaaaaatgaaacaaaaaacagttttatattattacattacacacacacacacacacacacacatatatatatatatatatatatatatatatatatatatatatatatatatatatatatatatatatatatatatatataaaacaagaaaTCAAGCACAAATTAAACTTCAGTCCCACATTGTTACAAATTGTTTTAATGGTGAATGAAAAATGTGtgcttatttcattatttttaatatcatgcattatttatcattatatatgcattatcaAGCATGTTTGTTTTCCTAGGGTTGGGTCGTTATCTCTAAGACTCAAATGAAGAACACAATGAAGCTCTTTACCCGAGAACAAATGAAGACTGACAGCAAAGATAAGAAGGAGGTAATTCACCTGCACTTTATGGACCCATAAATATTCTTGTCCAGTAGCCCAAGTTTCACGTCATGGTACTTGCTATTTTAACCTGATTTAATCTCTGTCTGATGACTGACAGGCTGAAGATGCTGAACGCAGAGAGAAGAATCTGGAAGAAGCTAAAAAAATCACCATCAAGAATGACCCCAGCCTTCCTGAACCTAAAACCGTAAGTGTTTCCAGAGTTATTGACTGTATATGACTTTgagatgtattttaaacatgaaagttgctatataaataaaaaagtttcttatgttttattatgcagTGTGAGAATAGGTAGGTTGTTGGGGTTGTAATTGataattaaaggggtcatatgacgttgctaaaaagaacattattttgtgtagttGGTGTATTGCAATTTGTTTATGcgatttcattttcaaaaaacattatttttcacatactgtacattattgtttcttctCTAAGCGTCACCTTCCTGAAACACGATTTGTACTAAGCTCATTGTTCGAAAAAGGCAAGAATGTGATGGAAATGTTACACCCCTTACTATAACAGGATGCAGTGTCTCGGcgcaatgacaaaaaaaaaacaataaaagccattagaTTTGACAACAAAAGGTCACACGAGATCGGAGAaacgacaaacaacaagcactacccTGCACTGACCAAATTTCACATTTGCGTAGTCAGTAGCgaattcttttaataagaaaacttaACTTACTTATAGGTTgggagtcagaagcgccagactgtccttgcagagtctCGCGTTATAGCCTCGGTGCACAGCCGGGCATAGACCGCTCTGCAGGTTTAGGaaacaaaacacactcaaatatttgtgttgaacAGTGTTgaaaatacaacttaaccactgatttctagatGTGTCCTTATgtggaagcacaaagaaagtgGTTTCACTTTGACAACAAAACAGCCTCCAGAACATGGCACCAGTTCTACACTAAACGAGAATAATAGTTCCGTCGCCTTTCTTTTGCGCAAACTTTTGGGcggtgttataaaaataaacccacttggtgatgtagaaaagtgggggTGTGTTTAAACATTTGAGAGTGGTGTggaaaagtcattttatatagaatatCTCTGGTTTTGAACTTTAGGGCTCTCATCTATGCACAGCTTGTAAcagaaattgcatcatatgaccactttaatcaacaaaatgaaactgttttattattttgtgtaaaattaaaCTGTTTTATCACTTTGTGCTTTATCATTTTTTCAACTCCcaactgtgttcatctgaaagaagaaagtcatatacaccttttcaattttgggtgaactattcctttaagcggTTCATCAAAAGTgcacattttcatataattgcaattatttacttattattatcacGTTTTGTTACACTTATGTATACTGCttgaatttttttcataataagcatttttaaaaaagtgttcttAAATGGACATGTAGCGCAATGAATGTTACAGTCTGTGTtttaaattgagaaaaaaaagtttctaaaatGAACATGTCACGAACTAGTTGAAACATTAGTTGACACATTAGATTAAACCAGTAGTTGTCACTTCACTTCACACTTCAATGCACTTATGTATATGTTCGCTTCAAACTGGAATTATAGCAGAATATTCTGTGATGTCCACTTCGCAGGGCGCTTAAGATATATATAagagaaacatacaaaatgctGCACTGACCTGTCTGATTATTGAATTCCACGTAAAGTGGCCACTGAAGCCAATATGAAAGTGAAAGTGTTCCTCTTAATCGCTCTGGTTAATTTTATGGCATTCTCAGGTGAAGATTGATAAGCTGGAGGCGCTCAGAGAGCAAAGGGTGAAGGTGTTTGGTTGGGTCCATCGGTTACGCAGACAAGGTGAGcaggttttagtttttgttctaacaaacaaatccaaaatgACCACCCAGGATTTCTCTGTAAACTTATTCGATCCATTCAGAATCTAGtacaagaacatttatttagtaagtTTAGTGTGagttaaaattatgaaaaatgtggTATGTTTCTTCATGTTTTTCCAGGAAAGAACCTCCTGTTTATTGTGCTGCGTGACGGAACTGGTTTCCTGCAGTGTGTTCTCACGGACAAACTGGTAatgcagtgtttgtttgttgttattttacaaaattataaatgcaaaaatgtaaaaaagaaatctaacattttattgtataatactAATATTCAGTACTTTCTGAAACctccatttaaatttaaactttcTCCTACAATGCCTGATGAGCTTAGCGAACACCTGAcaagagatcagagaccattccttcatccagaatcactccagaCCCTTTAGATTTCCAGCTCCATGTTGgtgcttcttctcttcagttcaccgCACTTATTTTACTATAGGGTTCAAGCCAGAGAACTGGAATGGCCATAGCAGAATcttggttttgtgctcagtgacagaggttttttttggattatttttatttttggaaaatccAAACATGCGTCATTATAAGAAGTCTCTGAATGTAAATAGGTTGCCCGATGTTAAGGATAACCCATAGTTAacaatttcaaacatttatacaaTGGACACCCTCCACAAAGAGGGTAAGCCGCAGAAAGTCATTACTGAAACATATTAATTACAAAGTTTACTGTTCAAGCAACAGAGATGACCGCAAGCTTGAGAATAACGCCAAGCAAAGCAGATTCAAACACTTGGGAGAGCTTCACAAGGAGCGGAATGAAGCTGGAGTCAGATCCCGCTGCCAGATCGCTCAGGTGTTGCCTAAaattgtgggggtttttttaatgaatcctgGCTCTTCCAGACTTGGTATTGCtagtggatagtggccattatttcgAAGCTCTATAAATTGTGTATATCCATCggaaaactaacctatatgcttCTGGGGGTCTCTCCTCATCACATACCAGCTTACAggtggagaagagagagagtcaTTGAGCCAAACAATTTATAAGCTGTATGCGCATTCGCGAGAGAGTCCAGTTCCAATTCTTGGCCGACCTCTGACTCGACGTATGACGTATGCTGCTGTCAGAGGCCAGCCGGAAGCCGGAACTCGACTCTCTTGCATACGATTTTTAGGTAaagatatattataaaatgatagtatttattaaagtaTAACTACAAATacagttataaaataatatattcaaataattataaattatatatatttttctatttcccATGTTTGATGAATGtaagtaaaatacagtaaaatgaaaaagtctCTAAGgtgataaatgtgtgtgttgtttgcaGTGTCAGTGTTATAATGGACTGGTGTTGTCTACGGAGAGCACTGTTGCTCTGTATGGAACAGTGAAGCCTGTTCCTGAGGGCAAACAGGTGAGAATTTACcctgatttaattattaatattaatattttcatttaagaaatattgtaatattaataacaggGTTCCTACTAGCGTTTGGAAAAGTATGGaatttgatttaagaattttccagaaaagaaacatatatatgaaaaatatatatatgtatattatgtgtatgtgtattttatatataaatgaggtTTAGTGATTCTTCAGTGATTTCTGTATGTGACCGAATGAATTGCGCCACAGAGAATTTGTTAAATTGGACATAAGGCGCTGATATTACCGtaagaaaatctacattttgAGCAGGTACTGTAAAATCAAATtggttaataatatataataaaaggtTAACTATAAACTACAAATTGTAATGCATAAGCATTCTTTGTAGGTGCgtctatatattttgtaattcatttctaaaaaaaatttaaataaaaagctaaaaataatgGTCTCTGAGCCATTTATGTTAAATACGGTCTGAAGAATGTACCTAGGTTTGGAAATTTGAGTCTGGAAAAgtatggcatttaaaaaaaataataataattgtaggAACCCTGTAATAACCTACATTTACATAAgtaatctaaaaattaaaattttgcctTTTAAATCTTTTCCATACCCATGTATTGTCTGAAATTGTTTTTTGAAAGGCTCCAGGTGGCCATGAGCTTCACTGTGATTTCTGGGAGCTGATCGGTCTCGCTCCGGCGGGCGGCGCGGATAACCTGCTGAATGAGGAGTCCGACGTGGATGTGCAGCTGAACAACAGGCACATGATGATCCGTGGGGAAAATGTTTCCAAGATCCTGAAAGTCCGATCAGCTGTCACGCAGTGTTTCCGGGATCATTTTTTCAACCGCGGATACTGCGAGGTCCACATTCcttgtgttatagtaatagttcacccaaaaatataaaacgtgctgaaaatgtacttttcggctaatttttaaatttttttaggtgaactcttcttttaaaggggtcatgtgatgttgctaaaaagaacattaagtTGTGTGTTAGGTGCAATGTGTTTGTGGTTATTTTCCACATATTAGACATTGTTGCTTGTCTTCTAAACCCCAGCCAGTTCTCCGTAAAAAGTGCTGAACACATCTGAATATTTGGGTTggactgttctggaacagtgctGTAAATACtgcttaaccactgatttctagttggtTCTTATTTGGAAGACgaaacaaagtagtttcactttcacaacgcCGCATATGCAGAACATATATTCGGTGTTATGAAAATTATCCCGCGCTGTGACATAGAGATGTGGGGGGCGTGTTTAAATTAGCCATCTTAGGAAGGCGTggtaacttttataaagaaagtCTTCTTTGAAACTTTAGTATTTGAAACTTAAGGGATCTTATCTGTACACAAATAGCTTGTAACACTTTAAAGAGAAAGGCAGacttgaaatcgcatcatatgacaCCTTTAAGTTTTGCAAAGTTTCATTTTGAGGCACAGGATGTTGCTCATGTTATTAAACACGGATGTTTGATTGTTGTTATCATCAGATAAGTCCACCCACTCTGGTGCAGACGCAGGTGGAGGGTGGCTCCACCCTCTTCAGCTTCAACTACTTTGGTGAGAATGCGTATCTGACACAGTCCTCTCAGCTCTACCTGGAGACCTGCATCCCTGCGCTGGGCGACACCTTCTGCATTGCCCAGTCATACCGCGCTGAGCAGTCTCGCACCCGCAGACACCTGGCTGAGTGAGTCTAACAACGTTCAAGATCCATTCATTTACttcatcaaaacacacaaaagcatgTCAATGTAATGCACCTTTGTATGTTCAGGTACACCCACATTGAGGCTGAGTGTCCCTTCATGACCTATGAAGACCTTCTGAACCGGTTGGAGGATCTGGTGTGTGATGTGGTCGATAGGGTCCTGAAGTCTCCTGCTGCGCCGCTGCTCTACGACCTCAACCCGGTACGACCCCTGACAGCTCACATCATACGGGCATCATGTGCTTGAGCATCACATCATGGAAAACTTGGATATatcttcatattttttattatatattataataatataatattttaggcCTGGATtatgctaaattatttatatgtatttataaaaaaaaaaacaatttgtcaGGACCCAACGTGAAAATGATAGATACTAACATAAAGTTTGGTTTGGCGGAATGGTTCTgttctgtgcaaaaaaacagGGGTTTCAaggtgtttgaaaaaaaaatctaaattgaaaACTGAATGCCAACCCCACCggaagaatattaaaataattgaatactTCAGTCCAGCCCTAGTTAATATTGAGACTGTCCACTATCTGTGTGCCAAATTTCATAACTACCCCCAAGTCATTCAATGGCCTGCCATAGACTCGAGTggaagaagatgatgatgatgatgaaaaataagaaaactaaCCAATGCAAGAAGAGCCTAAATACCTTTAATGCTTGGCTTCTAATTAGAAACGTTGCCATGGTGTCACGATTTCGCGGGAAAGACTCGAgactcgaaataaacttaaatagatttaatccaaaaactggcaaaaatatatacaaaaggcaggtagaacaaaaaccacgagaagagctcgggaacaaaacaTAGAGTAACATTGTAACGTTGAAGGTTCAAGACTGAACACAATTGACAGAGAGAAGCATGCTTAAATAGACCAGTCCACAGGTGTTACAAATGAACCTGATTAGCATTCACACAAAGAACTGTATACACCACTGGAACCACCTAGTGGCTGGGAGAGTCACTGCGTGCTAGAGTCTTACACATGGcaacatttaaagtaataaaatagtttttcagttaacatttaaatatttttgaaatatttgtatttttattttattataacaacaTTGTCACAAATGACTAGGGTTGGGTACCGAAACCCGATACCAATATGGCAAACAGTACCTAAGTAACCAGAATGTACTAGAACTGAATCAGAATGCGGATTTCAGTGCCTCATTTTGGTGGCATGCCTTAACGATAAAACAAGAGGACGATTGAAATATTTGTCCTCTTGTTTTCCAAAATTGTTGTAAGACTTATCATCACCGGCACTACACATGAAAAATCATTTCTTGCCTgagaaaatgcatgtaaactCAATTCAGAAAGCTCAAACACAAAACCAACAAATCTTAGTAATGCAAGAGTGCATGTTGTTCTCACATTCTGACTTAAAAGCACAACTTGGGAAAGAGCATCCATGTGAATGCAGTAATAGTAACAATACCTAACCCTACAAATAACTGGAAGGCTGGAATTTTGACAAAAAAGTGTGAAGGTTCTGGAATCTGTTTTTTTATCTAGGACTTCAAGCCTCCCAAACGGCCGTTCAAGAGGATGAACTACACTGAGGCAATTGAGTGGCTGAAAAAGCACAACATCAAGAAGGATGATGGGACGTTTTATGAGTTTGGAgaggtttgtttttattgaaccTTATATGTTATTGTCACAAATGTTTACCTACAAATGCTTGGCTATTTGACCATTGTGTATCATTTCTACAGGATATCCCAGAAGCCCCTGAGAGACTGATGACTGACACCATTAACGAGACCATTCTGCTGTGTCGTTTCCCAGCTGAGATTAAATCCTTCTACATGCAGCGTTGTGCTGAGGACCGTCGCCTCACCGAATCGGTCAGAATTGTCATTtaccattaacattaatatcCAGTAACTACAGAACTTGTCCGCAAACATAGCTAGTTAAAACGTTTACGgtgtttaaacatgcatttatgtgGACCAATGAGATTCCCGTGTGGGTGGAGTTACAGTGGGTCAAATAAGTGTTGATCATGTCAccatttttctcagaaaatgtatttatgaaacATGAAATTTTCACCAGATATTGGTAAAAACCCAAATAATCCATCCATACATACAACGAAAACAAGACTAACAAGAAATTGAGTTATatgtaataaacaaaatgacacTGGGAAAAAGTATTGAACACATGAAGAAATGGAGGTGCAAAAAGCCATGGGAAGGCAAGACACTATCAGAAATATCTTTAATTAGAAACACTAACATCTAAAGACTTGAAGATTTGAAGACTGCTTGTGAGGAAGAATGGGCCAAAATCACACCTGAGCAACGCATGCAACTATTCATACATGAGTTCATTTCTGAACTTATttgtatagttttatttgtatgtatggaTTACTTTGGTTGTTATCAACTCCTGGTGAAAATTTCGTATCAACAGCATCTTTAAGCCTgggcattttccaaaaatactgcattcaaattttgaaaacttccagtatttctttatttaaattaggtATAATTGTCACAGTGTGGTTGAGCACTCTGAACtcttaacagttttaatcttccacaaaagagtaaataataatactacaggCAGGCGAACTAGAACCACACGCATTCAAAGACGAGACCGGATGATTTACCAGaggacaaacaggaacttataaagCCTAAAGTAAATGGCATAATTAACTGAACACACCTGAATACAATGAGACAATAAactgaaagtagggcacacagagcacatgggacaagaaaaaacagcaacaaagaGTCCAAATATATGACAATAATGAGAACGACGTAATTTTTTCTGAACTTATGTTTAGCCGTTACACAAGTCTTCTACAATGCTTTCTTTGGTTGAAaaagcaaatgttaaaaaaaaaatcaagagcaagcagaggaaacagaaaaatcaaaaaGACTGTGCCAGTTACAGttcagaatatatttattatctttacaTTGTTTCACACATTAATAGTATCTTGTCTGGTAACAATAAGAATGTGCTGACAAAAGATAACTTGCTAAAAGCattcttatatatatagaaatgacaaataataaagtataatgaAGTTAATAATGAAGTAtagttaataatgaataatgaagttTGTGTTTGTCAGGTGGATGTGCTGATGCCCAACGTTGGTGAGATTGTGGGAGGCTCCATGCGTATCTGGGACGCTGAGGAGCTCCTGGAAGGGtataagagagagaaaatcgACCCCACACCGTACTACTGGTACACTGACCAGGTAACAGCATATTGCCTTGATTTCTCatgcattcaaaagtttggattaGAACATTTTTTCAGCAACTTGATGCATTGAATTAATCaaaagttacaaaagatttcGAATAAACATATGTAGAATGAGTTCTGAAGTatcgtgtgacactaaagacttgGAGCAAGTTTTGATTCtaggaatgaattacattttataatgtttataatttttgatcaaataaatgcacctaCGCTGAGAAGAGACTTTTTAccataaagcatttttaaaaaataacacctcaaacttttaaatgatagtGTTATATTTTTGCGCTTGTTTGAAATTTTCTaaacagctgttgtttttttcggATAGGCAAGGTAGATTCACAGCGCTTAATGTAAATTTAAGTAATAGTTTAATGATGATTATAGGGGTGTGCCATATTGTATcgtaaatatttacatgataaaaaaaagtgtgattgCGATATGGCTGCACAATGACGTATTtactagggatgcaccgatTGGTCCCCCGAAAAGAttgaaaaaacccccaaaaaggAGCAAATGGCCGAATGagcaaaaaaactgaataagcAACAAGCAAGACAGCAGAATGGAAGCATTTAAATATgtcttaattaattaatcaaatttctaatcacaattacaattatGGATGCCCCAATTACGTAATTATTCAAAAAGACAATAATCATCCACTTATTAAACAAGTCAACTTATGTTCTTCTGAGTGCTTAAGTGTTTTAAGCATtcttttaattacagttttagtTTAACGGTATAATAacgtgcatatatattttttaaacaatttaaagaaaCCAATACAATGAGTAGTTGAAATTTGACTCttagtattatagtaatgtccctgaaattttttttttaatatcgtGGCCAGCCTAAGACACACCTGTGCAATAATCATGCTGTCTAATCAGCATCTAGATGCGTCACACCTGTGAGATTACTCTGCTCATTAAAAATGggggcaaaaacaaaagtattgcttgtataattttgtttagtgtaatttaaccattaaagggattccagaaaaataaaaaaaaactatgtttgGCCGCCAGTATTGCCCAGATCTTCAGAATTTGAGCATTGtgaatgaatgtttgttttgcagAGGAAGTTTGGCACGTGTCCCCACGGCGGATACGGTCTGGGTCTAGAGCGATTCCTCACCTGGCTGCTGAACCGACACCACATCCGTGATGTCTGCCTGTATCCCCGCTTCATTCAGCGCTGCCGGccttaatcacacacacacacacacacacacacaccgaaaGAGACCAACTAGGAAATTAATCACTCTCTTTTATTGCTGTAGACCATATTTGTATGTCGTGTTTAAAGATACACtcaaaaaatggtttaatgttGATTCATTGATGCATATGATAATTGCATATAATAAATCAGTCCCATCATGCATTTGGTCTGCTCTTCTACTGAGAGGTTTGTGTTTGTTGCTCACAGATGGGGTCCTcatggcttgcttagttgggcaCACTTAATTTAGAGAGATTCTAATAATTattgtctctgcatttaattaaaagaaatgtttaatattgtaattatatattactgGGACTGTTTTCTTATTTGatgctgttcagtgctttgacaatctgtattgttaaaagtgtgGAGGCACGGTTTGTAAATCAAGCAGCACATATAGGTAGAAACCAATGATTCCAATGAAATCTGTTTGAGAAGACAGTTGTTTAGTTAACGTGCATT encodes:
- the LOC122362057 gene encoding asparagine--tRNA ligase, cytoplasmic-like, giving the protein MADKGVGQMSIKELYVSDKHGSDLDGDGSEQKPFKTPLKALLFVGKEPFPVIYVDSQKEGEGWVVISKTQMKNTMKLFTREQMKTDSKDKKEAEDAERREKNLEEAKKITIKNDPSLPEPKTVKIDKLEALREQRVKVFGWVHRLRRQGKNLLFIVLRDGTGFLQCVLTDKLCQCYNGLVLSTESTVALYGTVKPVPEGKQAPGGHELHCDFWELIGLAPAGGADNLLNEESDVDVQLNNRHMMIRGENVSKILKVRSAVTQCFRDHFFNRGYCEISPPTLVQTQVEGGSTLFSFNYFGENAYLTQSSQLYLETCIPALGDTFCIAQSYRAEQSRTRRHLAEYTHIEAECPFMTYEDLLNRLEDLVCDVVDRVLKSPAAPLLYDLNPDFKPPKRPFKRMNYTEAIEWLKKHNIKKDDGTFYEFGEDIPEAPERLMTDTINETILLCRFPAEIKSFYMQRCAEDRRLTESVDVLMPNVGEIVGGSMRIWDAEELLEGYKREKIDPTPYYWYTDQRKFGTCPHGGYGLGLERFLTWLLNRHHIRDVCLYPRFIQRCRP